The Nitrosomonas cryotolerans ATCC 49181 genomic sequence TCTATTAAACCATGCCAATTGACCTCCAAGCTCCGTCACCAATTCCTTCAATGCGATATCCAATTCTTCTTTATGTTTGCCGTCTGCCAATATTTTAATGCCAACAAGGGGTTTCTCCACGGAGCCCCATTATGTTGATATTATTTTTAATATGTGTGTGTCATACACATGATGAACAGTAAGTAACTCATCAAGGAAATGAAGCAAGCCGGATGGAAAGAAATTCGGGTGCGTGGTAGTCACTATCAGTTTTCTCACCCTGACTATGATTATGTTGTTACGGTTCCGTATCCAAAAAAAGCCTCGGCAAAGGTCTCATTACGAGACAGTCCCATCAACTATCAAGAGAGCAATCATGATGGATACCATTTATAAGGTTCTTACACCAGCCGGCCAATTTGATGCGGTATTTGCTGAAGATGAAGACACTCCCAGAGAGCTTTTCAAAAGTCTCTATCATATAGAATAGGTGATAATAAATTGTTGAGAAAATCGTGCCTAAAATCACCATTTTTTAAGATAAGTATCAACGTAATCATTAATCATCAAGAAATCTAGTTAAAAGCAAAGTTGATTTGCGTTAAATATGGAGATTTGGCATGACACTATCAATGTGGATTTCAGCAGATTTGCAGTATGGACAAGTGGCGCCAGGTGTTGCACGCAGTGGTGCAATGCAACGCGTGCTAGTGGAGTACATTAAACGCCATCTATTTGACGATACGAATAACACTGATAATAACAATTATAGTTATGACCAGATGTTAGTAGTATTTACAAAACAGCTGAGAGAATTTTCAGCTTCACAATTGTCGGTCCATTCCTTGAGGCAAGCGATACTTACAGATGAAGATATCCAAGCTGCCAAGCTAGTTGATTTGGATTCCCAACAAGTGCCTGCATCCTTCGAAGTTGTATTTTGTGTGGCTATTCAGGGATTATGCCAAGCATTGGCAGAATCATTTGTGAAGGAATTGGGTTTTGAAAGTGAAAACGATGAAAAATATCCTGATATAGCTACAAAATTTAAACAAGGACGGGCTGCGTACACGCAAGTGGTGTACATCATTGCTTCCTTGTTGCAACAAGGTACCTGGCGTTGGTTACGGGATCATGATGTCAATGATAAAACGACAAAATCCGAGATCTATCAGCTATTGGCCAAGGTATTACTAGAAAGTTTGCTTGTGGCAATGCATGGTTGGATTATCGTGGAAAAACTTAGGCCTGATAACGAAAAATGGGAACGCTATTACATCGGAGTCAGCTCAGACGATTTCACACAGCGAATCAAATCATTTTTAACGAAATTACCGTATCGCTATACCCTGCAACCGCTCAGACAAGCAGTTCAGTATGAAATTGGCGATATTAATCCAATCGCCAGTAATGGTGACAATTTTTTTTGTGTTGAACTCATCAAATATCGCTCTACAAATAATTTTTTGTACCAATTCCATGCGGGTGCCATAAAAACTGACTATATGGCCAAGCAATTTAAACAATACATTAAAGCAATTAATGTCCAGCAGGCCGTACCCTGGCGCATAAACCTGACAGTGTTGCATTGGGCAAAATGCTTCAATGATCTGGCTAAAAAATATGCCATCCGGGAGAAAACAAATGTTGAAGAAAGCGAACAGGCTGCAAATCCACTTGTCATGGATTATGATTTGAATGTTGCACAACTCGACAGTCTGCGCGAATGGATTGCCAAAGCATTTTATGAACCCGATGCAGCTGAAAAGCGCAAACACTTTGAGCGGTCCGGTGAATTTCTCGATCATATCCTGTCACGCCAAGCGCTTGATGAATTGAGCCAAATAACTGATGAAGGCTCCAGAACCGTATTCTACCTGCCGTGGAAAGCAGATTATCGTGGCCGTATCTACGCTGAAACACCCTGGTTAACACCGCAAGGGGGCGATATGCAGCGAGCATTGTTTGAATTTGCCAATGGTAAACCGCTTAACGAGCAGGGCATTAGTGCGCTATGTCGGCATGGCGCGAATTTGGTGCGGCGTACACAGATTTTGTCAGATCTTGGAATAACGGACAGGCAGGTGCTTACGCTTGATGAGCGCGAGCAATGGGTAGTGGATCATGAATCTGAAATCCTGGCTAGTGCGAAAGCACCGCTTCAAGAATCATTCTGGCGAGACGTTGCATCCAAGCCAATGCAGTTTCTTGCATTTTGTCTGACATATCAACAATGGAAAAATGATCCGCAGAAATCTATCCATTTACCCATACAGATAGATGGCACCTGTAATGGATTACAGCATATATCAGCGCTAACCTGTGACGAAGGACTGGCGCGCGCAGTCAATGTGATGCCGAGCAATGATAACCTTCCAAGTGATATATACATTGAGCTGGCGAACGAAGCGGTTACAACAATTGGTCAACTCGGCAAACTGAGGAAGCTTGGTGTTGGTATTCATGAGAAAGGACTCGTTCTGGCTGATGCCTGGCTTGTCAATAATCAGAATCGGCAGAAATGGCTAAATCGTGACACTGCAAAAAAAATTGTCATGACCATTCCTTACGGTGCGAGTGAAACCTCGCAAGCTGGTTTCGTACTTGAAGCCATTGCTGAGCTGGTTTTTGAGGAATGGCGTAAAACAAAGGAACAAGAGAACGAAAAAGATACCGCGATTTATAATCAATTTGCACAATTGATTCCCTGGGACGAGAAGGGTAAAGGTAAAAAACAGAAAAAATTTGTTATCAACTGCAGTAAGCCTCATTATAAGGCTTTACGTAAAAAGGCTTTTTGTAGTGATGTTATTGAAAAACAAGAAGCATGGCAGGAATTAATCGAACTAACCGCGCTGGCAAGTTATGTAGCACTGACGATAGTTCACCATTTACGATTTGCGTTATCGAAAAAATATCCATCTGTCGATAAATTTGCCGGTTGGTTGGAAGATATTGCGGATGCCTGTGCCGGTCTGCCGCTGCTATGGTTGACTCCGCTTGGTTTTCCGGTATGCCAGGATAAGTTTAAGCTTGGAGGAAGCTCTGTAACGGCAAGTTTAGGCACCAAGAAAATTACTATCGGTGTAGAGCGCCTGGGAGATGGGGTCGAATCCAGTAAGCAAAAATCTTCTTTATTACCCAACTTGATTCATAGCCTGGACGCCACTCATTTAGCTATGACGCTATTGGACGCTAAAGCTTCAGGTGTGACAGACATTGGCAGCATTCACGATTGCCTTCTTTGCCATCCTAATGATGCCGTTATCCTGAGTCAATCAGTGAGAGAAACCTTTGTCGAACTTTACCAGCGGACTAAGGGGAATCCTCCCGAACCGCTTAAGCGTTGGTTTGATTGGATGAATTTGATTGAAAAAATATCTGTGTTGCAGAAGCCAAATCTGATACTCGGTGCATTGGATGAAACAGACGGTTTAGGGGAGCGCATGCTCAGATCAAGTGCAGCACAAAGCCAGAATGCGGAATATGCCTTGCTCATATTGGATAAGATCCGCAATTTAGAGACGTCGCAACGCTATCTTGTTCGCAGTTTATTGGAATATATGGTAGAAACCGGTGTGCAAAAAAAGAATCCGAAAAATTTTCCTCCTGAATTATTTTCGATGGGTGACTTGATACTTGTGGATTCGAACAAAAAAACCCCGCTTTCTGAATATTTTTTTTCATAATCAAGTTATGGAAAAAAATATGAGCGGCTTGTAAAAAAGAAAGGATTTCATAT encodes the following:
- a CDS encoding type II toxin-antitoxin system HicA family toxin produces the protein MKQAGWKEIRVRGSHYQFSHPDYDYVVTVPYPKKASAKVSLRDSPINYQESNHDGYHL
- a CDS encoding DNA-directed RNA polymerase, which gives rise to MTLSMWISADLQYGQVAPGVARSGAMQRVLVEYIKRHLFDDTNNTDNNNYSYDQMLVVFTKQLREFSASQLSVHSLRQAILTDEDIQAAKLVDLDSQQVPASFEVVFCVAIQGLCQALAESFVKELGFESENDEKYPDIATKFKQGRAAYTQVVYIIASLLQQGTWRWLRDHDVNDKTTKSEIYQLLAKVLLESLLVAMHGWIIVEKLRPDNEKWERYYIGVSSDDFTQRIKSFLTKLPYRYTLQPLRQAVQYEIGDINPIASNGDNFFCVELIKYRSTNNFLYQFHAGAIKTDYMAKQFKQYIKAINVQQAVPWRINLTVLHWAKCFNDLAKKYAIREKTNVEESEQAANPLVMDYDLNVAQLDSLREWIAKAFYEPDAAEKRKHFERSGEFLDHILSRQALDELSQITDEGSRTVFYLPWKADYRGRIYAETPWLTPQGGDMQRALFEFANGKPLNEQGISALCRHGANLVRRTQILSDLGITDRQVLTLDEREQWVVDHESEILASAKAPLQESFWRDVASKPMQFLAFCLTYQQWKNDPQKSIHLPIQIDGTCNGLQHISALTCDEGLARAVNVMPSNDNLPSDIYIELANEAVTTIGQLGKLRKLGVGIHEKGLVLADAWLVNNQNRQKWLNRDTAKKIVMTIPYGASETSQAGFVLEAIAELVFEEWRKTKEQENEKDTAIYNQFAQLIPWDEKGKGKKQKKFVINCSKPHYKALRKKAFCSDVIEKQEAWQELIELTALASYVALTIVHHLRFALSKKYPSVDKFAGWLEDIADACAGLPLLWLTPLGFPVCQDKFKLGGSSVTASLGTKKITIGVERLGDGVESSKQKSSLLPNLIHSLDATHLAMTLLDAKASGVTDIGSIHDCLLCHPNDAVILSQSVRETFVELYQRTKGNPPEPLKRWFDWMNLIEKISVLQKPNLILGALDETDGLGERMLRSSAAQSQNAEYALLILDKIRNLETSQRYLVRSLLEYMVETGVQKKNPKNFPPELFSMGDLILVDSNKKTPLSEYFFS